The following proteins are co-located in the Larimichthys crocea isolate SSNF chromosome XXIV, L_crocea_2.0, whole genome shotgun sequence genome:
- the plek2 gene encoding pleckstrin-2 yields the protein MATDKKKSILREGFLVKRGHLVHNWKARWFVLMPDKLLYYKYEGGKRDSCQRGKILLKDCEITCPFLEHENRPLVFKLQTKNGEDHFLEACSREERDDWAADITAAVDKLQTSGGEKATNQEDPPESQLNNINLSKVLDSMYDVHSGIKMSNHVEQGNTYSNCFSGSAVVDWLVFMQLALTRVEAMTLASALLEEGFLRTIGLKSVEALRTAGLSEQFMDDSTALYSFSDSLKKRGSVKAETSLSAVELSGKVIKRGYLLKQGHRRKNWKVRLFVLRSEPAFLHYFDPTKDDISPAGGFSLRGCLISSLNDNGVPSGVKGNIQGNLFKIITQSDTHYFIQAPTHQDKMDWIDAIREQT from the exons ATGGCTACAGACAAGAAAAAGAGCATTTTAAGAGAAGGATTCCTGGTGAAAAGG GGTCATCTTGTGCACAATTGGAAGGCACGTTGGTTCGTGTTGATGCCGGACAAGCTGCTGTATTACAAGTACGAAGGAGGCAAAAGGGACTCGTGCCAGCGAGGAAAGATCCTACTGAAGGACTGTGAAATAACGTGTCCTTTTCTGGAGCATGAAAATCGTCCG ctGGTGTTCAAGCTCCAGACAAAGAATGGGGAGGATCATTTTTTGGAGGCTTGTTCCCGGGAGGAGAGAGATGACTGGGCCGCTGACATCACCGCTGCCGTCGACAAGCTGCAGACGTCCGGAGGCGAGAAGGCGACAAACCAGGAAGATCCCCCTGAATCCCAGTTAAACAACATAAATCTGAG CAAAGTGTTGGACTCCATGTATGACGTCCACAGTGGCATCAAGATGAGCAACCATGTGGAGCAGGGTAACACGTACAGCAACTGTTTCTCAG GCTCAGCGGTGGTGGACTGGTTGGTGTTCATGCAGCTGGCTCTGACCCGTGTGGAGGCCATGACGTTGGCCTCAGCCCTGCTGGAGGAGGGTTTCCTGCGCACCATCGGCCTGAAGAGTGTGGAAGCTCTCCGCACCGCCGGCCTCAGTGAGCAGTTCATGGACGACTCCACCGCACTGTACAGCTTT tCTGACAGCTTAAAGAAGAGAGGCAGTGTGAAGGCAGAGACGTCGCTGTCTGCGGTGGAGCTGAGTGGAAAAGTGATAAAGAGAGGATATCTACttaaacag GGGCACAGAAGGAAGAACTGGAAGGTGCGACTGTTCGTGCTGCGTTCAGAGCCGGCTTTCCTTCACTATTTTGATCCCACTAAG GACGACATCAGCCCCGCTGGAGGCTTCTCGCTGCGAGGCTGTCTGATATCTTCTCTGAACGATAACGGAGTTCCCTCAG GCGTGAAAGGAAACATCCAAGGCAACTTGTTTAAAATCATCACTCAGTCCGACACGCATTACTTCATCCAGGCTCCGACCCACCAGGACAAGATGGACTGGATAGATGCGATTAGAGAGCAGACATAG